The stretch of DNA CGGCTTTTGCAGCGATTACATGCATTAACGGACCACCTTGTAGTCCTGGAAATAATGCAGAATTTATCTTTTTGCCCATCTCTTCATCGTTAGATAAGATTAAACCGCCCCTTGGTCCTCTAAGCGTTTTGTGAGTGGTAGAGGTAATAATATGAGCGTAAGGAATAGGGCTTTGATGCTCACCTGTGGCAACAAGTCCTGCAATATGAGCAATATCTGCCATGAAATACGCTCCAACTTTATCCGCAATTTCTCTAAATTTTGCAAAATCAATATTACGAGGATAGGCAGAAAAACCGGCTATAAGTAATTTTGGCTTATGTAAAACTACTAGCCTCTCAATTTCATCATAATCGATTAAATAAGTCTCTTTATTTACGCTATAAGAAACGGCGTTAAACCATTTACCGGACATATTAGGGGCTGCACCGTGCGTTAGATGTCCGCCGCTATCTAAAGACATACCAAGAATTGTATCACCAGGCTGTAATAAAGCAAGATACACGGCTTGGTTTGCTTGTGAGCCTGAATGAGGTTGCACGTTTGCGTATTTGCAATTAAATAATTTTTTTGCTCGCTCTATAGCTAAGTTTTCAGCTTTATCGACTTCCTCACAACCGTTATAGAATCGCTTGCCTGAATACCCTTCCGCATATTTATTAGTCAGAATCGACCCCTGAGCTTCAAGCACAGCAGGACTTACAAAATTTTCTGAAGCAATAAGCTCGATTACGCTACTTTGACGTAGCTTTTCATGCTTTATTATTTCATCAATTTCTTTATCCGTTTCGTGTAAATTATTATTAAAAATATTCATTTATCCTCATATGGTTTGGTTTTGTTGTGTGGATATCTAATCGTCATTGCGAGGAAAAATTGAAAATTTTGACGAAGCAATCTCATGCCAAAATCCTGAGATTGCCACGCAGCCTACGGCTGCTCGCAATGACAGTTATTTATAAAATTAATCGCAATCTCAAGCCCCCGTCCGTCTATTGAATGAGCAAGAGACGTTAATTTATGTCCTCTAGGATCTATATGAAGCTTAGATAAATAATTTGAAGCATTATACATCTCGCTAACACCGAACACCTCATCTAATTCCCCATGGATCAAGCATATAGGAGTAAGTTTATTATTAACTTCCATAGGTGGAATTAATGCACCCGAAAAACCTATAGTACAAAAAAATGGCTCTTGCTGAATCAGAGTTAAATATAGACCAATCACTGTACCTTGAGAAAAGCCAATAATGATAGTATCTTTGTTAGTTAGATTTAATTCTTCTTGTTTTTGTTTTATTATATCCTCAAGTTTAGAAATATTATTCGCAATTAGCTTTGCCATAATATGCGGGTTACGATCTTGTAAACTAAACCATTGCCTACCGTACGGTGCCATATCGTAAGGCTGGATTCCATGCGGGGAAATAAAATGACAATTGGGTAAATCATTCTTAATGTAAGGGACTAACCCTATTAAATCGTGACCATCCGAACCGACACCGTGCAGTAATACTACTAGCTTCTTTGCCGGCTGCTCTTTACTTTCTACTTCGGGGTATTCTAAATGTTTAA from Rickettsia helvetica encodes:
- a CDS encoding hydrolase, translating into MIKHLEYPEVESKEQPAKKLVVLLHGVGSDGHDLIGLVPYIKNDLPNCHFISPHGIQPYDMAPYGRQWFSLQDRNPHIMAKLIANNISKLEDIIKQKQEELNLTNKDTIIIGFSQGTVIGLYLTLIQQEPFFCTIGFSGALIPPMEVNNKLTPICLIHGELDEVFGVSEMYNASNYLSKLHIDPRGHKLTSLAHSIDGRGLEIAINFINNCHCEQP
- the glyA gene encoding serine hydroxymethyltransferase; the encoded protein is MNIFNNNLHETDKEIDEIIKHEKLRQSSVIELIASENFVSPAVLEAQGSILTNKYAEGYSGKRFYNGCEEVDKAENLAIERAKKLFNCKYANVQPHSGSQANQAVYLALLQPGDTILGMSLDSGGHLTHGAAPNMSGKWFNAVSYSVNKETYLIDYDEIERLVVLHKPKLLIAGFSAYPRNIDFAKFREIADKVGAYFMADIAHIAGLVATGEHQSPIPYAHIITSTTHKTLRGPRGGLILSNDEEMGKKINSALFPGLQGGPLMHVIAAKAVAFLENLQPEYKSYIQQIISNAKALASSLQERGYDILTGGIDNHIVLVDLRKDGITGKLAANSLDRAGITCNKNAIPFDETSPFITSGIRLGTPACTTRGFKEKDFVLVGHMVADILDGLKNNEDNSEFEQKVLNEVTKLIKLFPFYD